A genomic window from Candidatus Thiocaldithrix dubininis includes:
- a CDS encoding trypsin-like peptidase domain-containing protein translates to MRVFLWALLGVLLLWVAQPVWKPWVSHSAPIPAASKQPLAVTARGDLAADELSTISIFEHNSPSVVYITTIDRVRDFWTRNVSEVPSGTGTGFVWDNAGHIVTNNHVVEGHKTAKVRLSDQRTFDAVVVGTSPDHDLAVLRLQNTSDMPPPVQIGESNNLKVGQKVFAIGNPFGLDHSLTSGIISALGRSIDSENGKGMEGLIQTDAAINPGNSGGPLLDSAGRVIGVNVAIYSPSGASAGIGFAIPVDVVNRVIPRLVKDGRYTRPILGVSLDDTVSKKITEKLDTKGVLVLEVSPNTPADVAGLRGTSITANDDLILGDIIQSIDGKPVNTVSELTSLLDSYTLHSHAKLQILRDGKTPQEVDITLDQMR, encoded by the coding sequence ATGCGTGTATTTTTATGGGCATTGCTTGGGGTCTTATTATTATGGGTTGCCCAACCTGTCTGGAAACCGTGGGTTAGTCACAGTGCGCCGATTCCAGCCGCCTCAAAACAGCCCTTAGCGGTAACTGCACGCGGTGATTTAGCCGCTGATGAGTTAAGTACCATTAGCATTTTTGAGCACAATAGCCCCTCGGTGGTTTACATTACGACCATTGATCGCGTGCGTGATTTCTGGACACGCAATGTCAGCGAAGTACCCAGCGGTACAGGTACAGGCTTTGTTTGGGATAATGCTGGGCACATTGTTACCAATAACCATGTCGTTGAGGGACATAAAACTGCCAAAGTTCGCTTATCCGACCAACGTACCTTTGACGCAGTAGTGGTGGGTACAAGCCCTGATCATGATCTTGCTGTGTTACGCTTACAAAATACTTCAGATATGCCGCCCCCCGTGCAAATCGGTGAAAGCAATAATTTGAAAGTGGGGCAAAAAGTCTTTGCAATTGGTAACCCTTTCGGACTCGATCACTCCTTAACTTCAGGCATTATTTCCGCCTTAGGACGCAGTATTGATAGCGAAAATGGCAAAGGTATGGAAGGTTTAATTCAAACCGATGCCGCCATTAACCCCGGTAACTCGGGCGGTCCTTTATTGGATAGTGCGGGGCGGGTAATTGGTGTGAATGTCGCTATTTACAGTCCATCGGGGGCATCAGCGGGTATTGGCTTTGCAATTCCAGTGGATGTGGTCAACCGCGTTATTCCTCGTCTAGTTAAAGACGGGCGTTATACGCGTCCGATTTTAGGCGTTAGCTTAGATGATACCGTTAGCAAAAAAATCACTGAAAAACTGGATACCAAAGGCGTGCTAGTGTTAGAAGTTAGCCCAAACACTCCAGCGGACGTTGCCGGTTTACGGGGTACGAGCATTACAGCCAATGACGATTTAATTCTCGGCGATATTATTCAATCTATTGATGGTAAACCTGTGAATACGGTGAGCGAACTTACCAGTTTACTCGATAGCTATACCTTGCATAGCCATGCCAAGTTGCAGATTTTACGCGATGGCAAAACCCCGCAAGAAGTCGACATTACCTTAGACCAAATGCGTTAA
- the glnL gene encoding nitrogen regulation protein NR(II) → MKVNKTELLDILTCAILVLDPKLQVTYMNQACEMLFGQSLQRVQGEALAQLLRSDLFYAHLQTAVEQNAPQSIRECVIELTNSNEIVTVDCVITPLNNDNWQQQVLLEIQQVDRQLRIVREENMVHQQRALRELVRGIAHEIKNPLGGLRGAAQLLESELTSADLKEYTQIIISEADRLKNLVNGMLGPRTLPREENVNIHEVLEHVRNLASTDLTHRIEFIRDYDPSIPEFQGDRDQLVQVVLNIVSNAVNALGDTGKIQLRTRVLRQFTIQQKRYRHVLKIEICDNGPGVPPHLQDKLFLPMVSGTAGGSGLGLSIAQSLVHRHNGLIQCDSSPGQTCFSILIPLENGHAAC, encoded by the coding sequence ATGAAAGTAAACAAAACTGAATTATTAGACATTTTAACATGCGCCATTTTAGTGCTTGATCCCAAATTACAAGTCACTTATATGAATCAAGCTTGTGAAATGCTATTCGGGCAAAGCCTACAACGTGTGCAGGGAGAGGCACTCGCGCAATTATTACGCAGCGATTTATTTTATGCACATTTACAAACGGCTGTTGAACAAAATGCGCCGCAGTCTATTCGTGAGTGTGTTATTGAATTAACCAACAGCAATGAAATAGTAACGGTGGATTGTGTTATCACGCCGCTAAATAATGACAACTGGCAACAACAAGTATTACTCGAAATTCAACAAGTTGATCGCCAATTACGCATTGTGCGTGAAGAAAATATGGTGCACCAACAACGTGCTTTGCGTGAATTAGTACGAGGGATTGCGCATGAAATTAAAAACCCCCTAGGCGGTTTACGGGGTGCTGCGCAATTATTAGAAAGTGAGTTAACCAGCGCTGATTTAAAAGAATATACCCAGATTATTATTTCCGAAGCTGACCGCTTAAAAAATCTAGTGAATGGTATGTTAGGCCCGCGTACCTTACCGCGTGAGGAAAACGTTAATATTCATGAGGTGTTAGAGCATGTACGTAATTTAGCCAGCACCGATTTAACCCACCGCATTGAATTTATACGCGATTACGACCCCAGCATTCCCGAATTTCAAGGCGACCGCGATCAATTAGTACAAGTGGTATTAAATATCGTCAGTAATGCGGTCAATGCGTTGGGCGATACGGGCAAAATTCAATTACGTACCCGCGTATTACGCCAATTTACCATTCAACAAAAGCGTTATCGGCACGTATTAAAAATTGAAATCTGCGATAACGGCCCGGGCGTACCCCCGCATTTACAAGACAAATTATTTCTACCGATGGTTAGCGGCACAGCGGGGGGAAGCGGTTTAGGCTTATCCATCGCGCAATCGTTAGTGCATCGCCACAATGGCTTAATCCAATGCGATTCAAGCCCCGGACAAACTTGCTTTTCTATACTGATTCCCTTGGAGAATGGCCATGCCGCTTGTTGA
- the ntrC gene encoding nitrogen regulation protein NR(I), producing the protein MPLVEQIWIADDDRSIRWVLERALQRADIGVRSFESADQVISALRTQQPDALVTDICMPGTDGLKLLERMQRDYPDIPVIIMTAHSDLESAVSAYQGGAFEYLPKPFDVNEAVELVRRACNMRHERQSKQQEDSSTELLVGREIIGHAPAMQEVFRAIGRLSKSSITVLITGESGTGKELVAKALHTHSPRATKPFIALNTAAIPRELLESELFGHEKGAFTGAYAQRKGRFEQADGGTLFLDEIGDMPAELQTRLLRVLAEGTFYRVGGHTPVKVDVRIIAATHQNLEELVHRGAFREDLFHRLNVIRIHNPPLRDRREDIPSLLNHFLRRAAEELQVEVKTLSPRVTEHLQTLLWPGNVRQLENTCRWLTVMASGREIVTDDLPSELTETEHNKQDVPNNWEKSLAQYADFKLNKASQPLLDELYPIFERILLQAALKKTGGRKIEAAELLGWGRNTLTRKLKELGVEES; encoded by the coding sequence ATGCCGCTTGTTGAGCAAATATGGATAGCCGACGATGACCGTTCAATTCGTTGGGTGCTGGAACGCGCCTTGCAACGGGCGGACATTGGCGTGCGTAGTTTTGAATCCGCCGATCAAGTTATCAGCGCGTTACGTACCCAACAACCGGATGCCTTAGTCACCGATATTTGTATGCCGGGCACGGATGGCTTAAAACTATTAGAACGGATGCAACGCGATTACCCCGATATTCCAGTGATTATTATGACCGCACATTCGGATCTAGAAAGTGCAGTCTCCGCTTATCAAGGTGGCGCATTTGAATATTTGCCCAAACCGTTTGATGTCAATGAGGCGGTGGAATTAGTACGCCGCGCTTGCAATATGCGGCATGAACGCCAAAGCAAACAGCAAGAAGATAGCAGTACTGAATTATTAGTTGGTCGTGAAATTATTGGTCACGCCCCTGCGATGCAAGAAGTGTTTCGAGCAATTGGGCGCTTATCCAAATCCAGCATTACCGTGTTAATTACGGGCGAATCGGGTACAGGTAAAGAGTTAGTCGCCAAAGCCTTACATACCCATAGCCCACGGGCAACCAAGCCATTTATTGCCTTAAATACCGCTGCGATTCCGCGTGAACTGTTAGAATCCGAATTATTCGGACATGAAAAGGGCGCGTTTACCGGGGCTTATGCGCAACGTAAAGGGCGCTTTGAACAAGCCGATGGCGGCACATTATTCTTAGATGAAATCGGCGATATGCCCGCAGAATTGCAAACCCGCTTATTACGCGTCTTAGCCGAAGGCACATTCTATCGGGTGGGCGGTCATACCCCCGTCAAAGTTGATGTCCGCATTATTGCCGCTACTCATCAAAACCTTGAAGAACTGGTGCATCGTGGCGCGTTTCGTGAAGACCTATTCCATCGCTTAAACGTGATTCGCATTCACAATCCGCCCTTACGTGATCGCCGCGAAGATATTCCTTCCCTGCTGAATCACTTTTTACGGCGTGCCGCTGAAGAATTACAAGTCGAAGTTAAAACCTTATCGCCCCGCGTTACCGAGCATTTACAAACCTTGTTATGGCCGGGCAATGTGCGGCAATTAGAAAATACCTGTCGTTGGCTAACCGTAATGGCCTCCGGGCGGGAAATCGTTACTGATGATTTACCCAGCGAATTGACCGAAACCGAACACAATAAACAAGACGTACCCAACAATTGGGAGAAATCCCTAGCCCAATACGCCGACTTCAAATTAAACAAAGCCAGCCAACCCTTATTGGATGAGCTATACCCTATTTTTGAACGCATTTTGTTACAGGCTGCCTTAAAGAAAACCGGCGGCCGCAAAATCGAAGCGGCGGAATTGCTCGGTTGGGGACGCAATACCTTAACCCGCAAACTCAAAGAATTGGGCGTGGAAGAAAGCTAA
- a CDS encoding alpha/beta fold hydrolase, producing the protein MGFIFTLVIGLLGIAYWQLPRILRYSMRAPRIAPHTHPAEQGLNYTAFELISAKQKRLQAWFIPAPTVPAPAVIITHGWGGNAALMLPLVKPLHAAGFAVLLFDARCHGASEDDDYMALPRFAEDTEAALTWLQQSADIQPQAISLLGHSVGAAAVLLVASRRHDLHKVVSISAFAHPERMMRRWLLSKHIPRWLIDKFILPEVEHAIGFKFAQIAPENTISQIQCPVLLAHGLQDNIVPVADAQAIYTQRAQTQVELLLVNGNHEQFAEQAQQMQRVIQFLKIP; encoded by the coding sequence ATGGGGTTCATCTTCACGTTAGTTATCGGTTTACTGGGCATTGCCTATTGGCAACTGCCCCGCATTTTACGCTATAGCATGCGTGCGCCGCGCATTGCACCGCATACACATCCTGCCGAACAAGGCTTAAATTACACTGCCTTTGAATTAATCAGTGCTAAGCAAAAACGTCTTCAGGCTTGGTTTATTCCCGCACCTACTGTACCCGCGCCCGCTGTGATTATTACGCACGGCTGGGGCGGCAATGCGGCCTTAATGTTGCCATTGGTTAAACCGTTACATGCAGCGGGGTTTGCCGTACTGCTATTTGATGCCCGTTGTCATGGCGCGAGTGAAGATGATGATTATATGGCACTGCCCCGCTTTGCCGAGGATACTGAAGCTGCATTAACATGGTTACAACAGAGCGCTGATATTCAGCCACAGGCGATTAGTTTACTAGGGCATTCCGTCGGGGCAGCCGCAGTATTATTAGTTGCCAGTCGTCGCCATGATTTACATAAGGTTGTAAGTATTTCGGCGTTTGCTCATCCCGAACGTATGATGCGCCGTTGGCTATTAAGCAAACATATTCCGCGTTGGCTGATTGATAAATTCATTTTGCCAGAAGTAGAACACGCCATTGGCTTTAAGTTTGCGCAAATCGCCCCCGAAAACACGATTAGCCAGATTCAATGCCCGGTATTACTCGCACATGGCTTACAAGACAACATCGTACCGGTTGCCGATGCCCAAGCCATTTATACGCAACGCGCTCAAACACAAGTCGAGTTATTATTGGTCAATGGCAATCACGAGCAATTTGCAGAGCAAGCACAACAAATGCAGCGCGTAATTCAATTCCTAAAAATCCCTTAA
- a CDS encoding SH3 domain-containing protein — MMRFIRTHISVLAIACLPVLTQATEPDQFYSVTRVSGTDRLAMRSKPSSTAPVVHWFAFNAVNITNLGVQSKGWCQVISPNNRLGWSACKYLTPSNDSNRYYSTQGYGDFLAIRKTPSSSATMVGKIPPYETGLQGTGECSATWCPINYQGKRGWVGRKYLASWSF; from the coding sequence ATGATGCGTTTTATTCGTACCCATATCAGTGTGTTAGCAATCGCCTGTCTGCCCGTGTTAACGCAGGCTACTGAACCCGATCAATTTTATTCTGTGACTCGCGTTAGCGGCACAGATCGCCTTGCTATGCGTAGTAAACCCAGTAGTACCGCCCCCGTCGTGCATTGGTTTGCTTTTAATGCGGTAAACATTACCAATCTGGGTGTGCAAAGCAAGGGATGGTGTCAAGTGATAAGCCCTAATAACCGTCTGGGCTGGTCGGCTTGCAAATACCTCACCCCTAGTAATGACAGCAACCGTTATTATTCCACCCAAGGTTATGGTGACTTCTTAGCCATTCGCAAAACACCGAGTAGTAGCGCGACAATGGTGGGCAAAATTCCACCGTATGAAACGGGTTTGCAAGGCACAGGGGAATGCAGTGCAACATGGTGTCCGATTAATTATCAAGGCAAACGCGGTTGGGTGGGTCGTAAGTATTTAGCCAGTTGGAGTTTTTAA
- the glyS gene encoding glycine--tRNA ligase subunit beta — protein MDLLVEIGTEELPPKALPTLSAAFTDGISQGLQAAGLTPAEVIAYAAPRRLAVWVKEVAAQQADQTIEKRGPAIKGAFDAEGKPTKAAEAFAASCGVNVADLGTLETDKGAWLVFRQTQAGQATPELLPAIVEKALASLPIPKRMRWGAGTAEFVRPVHWIVMLADNAVIDAEILGIKTGRESRGHRFHAPDAITLNSPSDYAIQLGSASVVAKFEARRDMIKHKVEQLAKRLGGQAVMPEGLLDEVTALVEWPVPVAGKFEERFLDVPQEALISTMQDNQKYFALVDANGKLISHFITVANIESRDEIQVAQGNERVIRPRFSDAEFFWTQDKKQPLASRAEQLKSMVFQQKLGTLYDKSQRVAQLAASIAQALNADQALATRAAELGKCDLVTNMVFEFTELQGIMGRYYALHDGEPAEVAQALDEQYMPRFAGDALPSTTTGTILALAERLDTLTGIFGIGQKPTGAKDPFGLRRAALGVLRLLIEKQLPLDLAVLLDKAADGLSAQLASKPATNETLDYVLERLKGYYQEQGINGALVDAVAALKVSQPLDFDRRVKAVAAFRQLSAAESLAAANKRISNILKKVDGELPAQVDASLLQLPAEQALAAAVQAQQAKVEPLFAQGDYEAALLSLAELREPVDKFFDDVMVMADDLALRNNRLALLNSLRSLFLRVADLSVL, from the coding sequence ATGGATTTATTGGTTGAAATTGGTACTGAAGAATTACCACCAAAAGCGCTGCCCACGTTATCTGCTGCTTTTACCGATGGCATTAGCCAAGGGCTACAAGCAGCGGGTTTAACACCTGCGGAAGTGATTGCGTATGCTGCTCCCCGTCGCTTAGCCGTATGGGTGAAAGAAGTTGCGGCTCAACAAGCTGATCAAACCATTGAAAAGCGTGGCCCTGCAATCAAAGGCGCGTTCGATGCGGAAGGCAAACCGACTAAAGCGGCTGAAGCATTTGCTGCCTCTTGCGGTGTGAATGTTGCTGATTTAGGCACATTAGAAACCGATAAAGGCGCTTGGTTGGTATTCCGTCAAACCCAAGCTGGACAAGCTACCCCTGAATTATTGCCTGCTATTGTCGAAAAAGCCTTAGCGTCTTTACCGATTCCTAAGCGTATGCGTTGGGGGGCGGGTACGGCGGAGTTTGTGCGTCCGGTGCATTGGATTGTCATGTTGGCAGATAATGCCGTGATTGATGCAGAAATTTTGGGCATTAAAACCGGGCGTGAATCGCGTGGGCATCGTTTCCATGCGCCTGATGCGATTACGCTAAATAGCCCTAGCGATTATGCCATTCAATTGGGTTCAGCTTCCGTAGTGGCTAAATTTGAAGCGCGGCGCGACATGATTAAGCATAAGGTTGAGCAATTAGCCAAACGCTTAGGCGGGCAAGCGGTTATGCCAGAAGGTTTGTTAGATGAAGTTACGGCTTTGGTCGAGTGGCCTGTGCCGGTGGCGGGTAAGTTTGAAGAACGCTTTTTAGATGTGCCGCAAGAAGCGTTGATTTCTACCATGCAAGATAATCAAAAGTATTTTGCGTTGGTGGATGCGAATGGCAAGTTGATTTCGCATTTCATTACGGTAGCGAATATTGAAAGCCGCGATGAAATCCAAGTGGCACAAGGCAATGAGCGTGTGATTCGCCCGCGTTTTTCGGATGCTGAATTCTTCTGGACGCAAGATAAAAAGCAACCTTTAGCCAGCCGTGCCGAACAACTAAAAAGCATGGTGTTCCAGCAAAAACTCGGCACGTTGTACGATAAATCGCAGCGTGTGGCGCAGTTAGCCGCATCTATTGCGCAAGCATTAAACGCTGACCAAGCCTTGGCAACACGGGCGGCGGAACTTGGTAAATGTGATTTAGTCACGAATATGGTGTTCGAGTTTACCGAGTTGCAAGGCATTATGGGACGTTATTACGCGCTGCATGACGGCGAGCCTGCCGAAGTTGCGCAAGCCTTGGATGAGCAATATATGCCGCGCTTTGCAGGCGATGCGTTACCAAGCACCACCACCGGCACGATTTTGGCATTAGCGGAACGCTTGGATACCTTAACCGGCATTTTCGGCATTGGGCAAAAACCCACGGGGGCAAAAGACCCATTTGGTTTACGTCGAGCAGCCTTGGGCGTGTTGCGCTTATTGATTGAAAAACAATTGCCGCTGGATTTAGCCGTTTTGCTGGATAAAGCTGCCGATGGCTTAAGCGCGCAATTGGCTAGCAAACCCGCCACCAATGAAACCTTGGATTATGTGTTGGAGCGCTTAAAAGGTTACTACCAAGAACAAGGCATTAATGGCGCGTTGGTGGATGCGGTTGCCGCCTTAAAAGTTAGTCAACCCTTAGACTTTGATCGTCGGGTCAAAGCGGTAGCGGCATTCCGTCAATTATCAGCGGCGGAAAGTTTAGCGGCGGCCAATAAGCGAATTAGCAATATTCTGAAAAAAGTTGACGGCGAGTTACCGGCACAGGTTGACGCTAGCTTATTGCAATTACCTGCTGAGCAAGCCTTAGCCGCTGCGGTACAAGCGCAACAAGCCAAAGTCGAGCCGTTATTTGCACAAGGGGATTATGAAGCCGCGTTATTATCATTAGCGGAATTACGTGAACCGGTTGATAAATTCTTTGATGATGTTATGGTCATGGCAGACGATTTAGCGTTACGCAACAATCGTTTAGCCTTGCTCAATAGTTTGCGTAGCTTATTCTTACGCGTGGCGGATTTATCCGTGCTCTAA
- the glyQ gene encoding glycine--tRNA ligase subunit alpha gives MNYDLSTFQGLIQALQDYWAQQGCVIMQPYDMEMGAGTFHPATFLRAIGPEPWRAAYVQPSRRPTDGRYGENPNRLQHYYQFQVLLKPSPDNIQELYLGSLKLLGFDPLIHDIRFVEDNWESPTLGAWGLGWEIWLNGMEVTQFTYFQQVGGLDCRPVSGEITYGLERLAMYMQKVESVYDLVWTRGPQGVVTYGDVYHQNEVEQSTYNFEHANVEALFRQFDTCEAESQRLIELGLPLPAYEQMLKASHTFNLLDARRAISVTERQRFILRVRTLARAVAEAYYNAREALGFPMLNNATQGA, from the coding sequence ATGAACTATGACTTATCCACCTTTCAGGGGCTGATTCAAGCACTGCAAGATTATTGGGCGCAGCAAGGCTGTGTCATTATGCAACCCTACGATATGGAAATGGGCGCGGGTACATTTCATCCTGCCACCTTCTTACGCGCCATTGGCCCCGAACCTTGGCGGGCGGCGTATGTACAGCCATCACGTCGCCCAACGGACGGGCGTTATGGTGAAAACCCCAATCGTTTACAGCACTATTATCAATTCCAAGTGTTGTTAAAGCCCTCACCAGATAATATTCAAGAGCTGTATTTAGGCTCATTGAAATTATTAGGCTTTGACCCCTTAATTCACGACATTCGTTTCGTGGAAGATAACTGGGAATCGCCGACTTTAGGCGCGTGGGGCTTGGGTTGGGAAATTTGGTTAAACGGTATGGAAGTGACGCAGTTTACCTATTTCCAACAAGTTGGTGGTTTGGATTGTCGTCCCGTCAGTGGTGAAATCACCTATGGCTTAGAACGCTTAGCTATGTATATGCAGAAAGTGGAAAGCGTATATGACTTGGTGTGGACACGCGGCCCGCAAGGTGTGGTGACCTATGGCGATGTGTATCATCAAAATGAAGTCGAGCAGTCCACTTATAACTTTGAACATGCCAATGTCGAAGCCTTATTCCGTCAGTTCGATACCTGTGAAGCGGAAAGCCAACGCTTAATCGAACTGGGCTTACCACTGCCTGCTTATGAGCAAATGCTAAAAGCCTCACATACCTTTAACTTATTAGATGCCCGCCGTGCCATTTCGGTAACCGAGCGTCAACGCTTTATTTTGCGGGTACGAACGCTAGCGCGGGCGGTAGCTGAAGCTTATTACAATGCGCGTGAAGCCTTAGGTTTCCCAATGTTAAATAATGCAACACAGGGGGCGTAA
- a CDS encoding HAMP domain-containing sensor histidine kinase codes for MPINARLPLPNRILFRLRNILLVVMFAVLGLPLIGVYFFRIYENGLVQQTETELIAQATVIAATFRQYSHELAPKGYGYILMARSPIEPVKKLSSSRETVVANGRYTPIPATLDLINDIAPPRPVAIAVSKVPDTTARKIAEKILPIMQDTQQVMLSGMRLLDMDGTVIVGREEIGWSLAHIPEVKRALNGQYASVIRQRISDQPPPPLYSLSRGTQIRVFIAYPIVDQGRVQGVVYLSRTPTNILKHLYEVREKVAFATASLVLIAVLLILFVSSTISRPIRELLQQTERVRTGEQRIVQPIRHPVTYEVAQLSESFAGMSQALAERSDYIRRFAAHVSHEFKTPLTAMQGALELLQDHFESMPPEQRHKFMDNLLNDTQRLKQLVNRLLELARADALEPSKQSSSLPELFKRLLNRYQERGLVIVLPDSLTSQALAIAPEALDAVLCNLLDNSLQHGANQVQVHTQLLAKSLKLSLQDNGDGVSAANRDKIFTPFFTTKRNQGGTGLGLEIVVSLLRAYGGQIYLGDALTGAEFVIELMLEPAQLSNL; via the coding sequence ATGCCTATTAACGCCCGTTTGCCTTTGCCCAATCGTATTTTATTTCGCCTGCGTAATATCTTATTGGTGGTGATGTTTGCAGTGTTAGGACTACCGCTGATCGGGGTTTATTTCTTTCGTATTTATGAAAATGGTTTGGTGCAACAAACCGAAACCGAATTAATCGCACAAGCCACCGTTATCGCTGCGACATTTCGGCAATACAGCCATGAATTAGCGCCTAAAGGTTATGGCTATATTTTAATGGCACGTAGTCCAATCGAACCTGTGAAAAAGTTATCAAGTTCGCGTGAAACCGTCGTAGCCAATGGGCGTTATACCCCGATTCCCGCGACTTTAGATTTAATTAACGATATTGCGCCGCCGCGTCCAGTAGCGATTGCAGTTAGTAAAGTGCCAGATACCACGGCGCGTAAAATTGCCGAGAAAATCTTGCCCATTATGCAAGATACACAACAAGTCATGCTATCTGGCATGCGGCTATTGGATATGGATGGTACGGTGATTGTAGGGCGTGAGGAAATCGGTTGGTCATTGGCGCATATTCCTGAAGTGAAGCGAGCGTTAAATGGTCAATATGCCAGCGTGATACGTCAGCGTATTTCTGATCAGCCGCCGCCGCCGTTGTATTCTTTAAGTCGTGGTACACAAATTCGTGTTTTTATTGCGTATCCGATTGTCGATCAAGGGCGCGTGCAAGGCGTGGTGTATTTGTCACGTACACCCACCAATATCCTGAAACATTTATATGAAGTACGCGAAAAGGTCGCCTTTGCTACCGCGAGTTTAGTGCTGATTGCTGTGTTATTAATCTTATTTGTCTCATCGACTATTTCCCGTCCCATCCGTGAATTATTACAGCAAACGGAGCGTGTGCGTACCGGCGAGCAACGCATTGTGCAACCGATTCGTCACCCGGTGACTTATGAAGTCGCGCAACTTTCGGAAAGCTTTGCGGGTATGTCGCAAGCCTTAGCCGAGCGTTCTGATTATATTCGACGTTTTGCCGCGCATGTTTCCCATGAATTTAAGACCCCACTGACCGCGATGCAGGGGGCGTTGGAATTATTACAAGATCATTTTGAAAGTATGCCGCCGGAACAGCGCCATAAGTTTATGGACAATTTATTAAACGACACTCAGCGTTTAAAACAATTGGTGAATCGTCTATTAGAATTAGCGCGTGCGGATGCCTTAGAACCCAGTAAACAAAGCAGCAGCTTACCGGAGTTGTTTAAGCGTTTATTAAATCGCTATCAAGAACGCGGTCTAGTGATTGTGTTGCCTGATTCTTTAACCTCACAAGCCTTAGCCATTGCGCCGGAAGCCTTGGATGCAGTGCTATGCAATTTGCTGGACAACAGTTTGCAACACGGTGCGAATCAGGTACAGGTACACACGCAGCTCTTGGCAAAAAGTTTAAAACTCAGTTTGCAGGATAACGGCGATGGGGTATCGGCTGCTAACCGCGATAAGATTTTTACACCGTTTTTTACCACCAAACGCAATCAAGGCGGTACGGGGTTAGGCTTGGAAATCGTCGTATCCTTATTACGCGCTTATGGTGGGCAGATTTACTTAGGTGACGCGCTCACTGGCGCAGAATTTGTCATAGAGTTAATGCTCGAACCTGCGCAGTTATCGAATTTATAG
- the mobA gene encoding molybdenum cofactor guanylyltransferase MobA codes for MTKIPANAAITGVILAGGRGSRLLGQDKGLVNFKGKPLIEWILQGLQAQVGAILISANRNLAAYQAYTYPVISDDLSDFQGPLAGILSAMQQAKTAYILTVPCDAPMICPVLVERLYQALQTSGAAVAVAHDGQREQSVYALIKVATAPHLAQYLARGNRKLGEWYRQLHSVSVDFSDYAYAFQNMNTPEQKQMMEQRLPVLGFCAYSGTGKTTLLTQLIPLLKQRGLRLAVIKHTHHVIDLDKPGKDSYRLREAGAQQVVLASHQRLISLQEKPQTDGEAHLQDALACINPLETDLVLVEGFKHATFAKIEIHRPSLGKPLMYPEDANIIALTTDAAAINIPPHLHQLDLNQPNALVEFIIAQLPNLSLPTS; via the coding sequence ATGACAAAAATACCAGCAAATGCAGCGATTACCGGCGTGATTCTAGCGGGTGGGCGTGGTAGCCGTCTGTTAGGGCAAGATAAGGGCTTAGTCAACTTCAAAGGTAAACCATTAATTGAGTGGATTTTGCAAGGCTTACAAGCACAAGTTGGGGCAATCTTGATTAGTGCGAATCGCAATTTAGCGGCGTATCAAGCCTATACTTACCCAGTGATCAGCGATGACTTAAGCGATTTTCAAGGCCCGTTAGCGGGTATCTTAAGCGCAATGCAACAAGCTAAGACAGCGTATATTTTGACCGTACCCTGTGATGCGCCGATGATTTGCCCTGTATTGGTGGAACGTTTATATCAAGCCTTACAAACTTCGGGAGCTGCCGTTGCCGTGGCACACGATGGGCAACGCGAACAATCGGTTTATGCCTTAATTAAGGTGGCGACCGCGCCGCATTTGGCGCAATATTTAGCGCGAGGGAATCGCAAATTAGGTGAGTGGTATCGCCAATTGCATAGTGTCAGCGTGGATTTTTCCGATTACGCTTATGCCTTTCAGAATATGAATACCCCCGAACAAAAGCAAATGATGGAACAACGCCTCCCCGTTTTGGGTTTCTGTGCGTATAGCGGCACAGGCAAAACCACGTTACTCACACAATTAATCCCCTTATTAAAGCAGCGTGGCTTACGCCTTGCTGTGATTAAACATACGCATCATGTGATTGATTTAGATAAGCCGGGCAAAGATAGCTATCGACTGCGCGAAGCGGGTGCGCAACAAGTGGTATTAGCCTCGCATCAGCGTTTAATTTCCTTGCAAGAGAAGCCGCAAACCGATGGGGAAGCCCATTTGCAGGATGCGTTAGCCTGTATTAATCCGCTAGAGACGGATTTGGTATTGGTCGAAGGGTTTAAACATGCGACATTTGCCAAGATAGAAATCCATCGCCCAAGCCTTGGTAAGCCGTTGATGTATCCAGAGGATGCCAACATTATTGCGCTGACAACCGATGCGGCAGCCATTAATATTCCGCCGCATCTGCATCAGTTGGATTTAAACCAACCGAATGCGTTAGTCGAGTTTATTATTGCGCAGTTGCCAAACCTAAGCTTGCCCACGTCATAA